The following is a genomic window from Trueperaceae bacterium.
GGCGGCGACACGCTCCTGGTGGCGCTGCCCGGGGCTCGCGCCGAGACGCTCGCCCTCACGCTCGACGACCCGAACCTCGCGGCGGTCGAGCTCCGCAGCTCCGGCGGGCAGGTGACGCTGGTGGTGCGGCTCAAGTACGCGGTCGACCCGAAGGGCAGCGGCTACAAGGTCGCGAGCGTCGACAAGGAGAGCGCCACGACCCTGTACGTCGACTTCGCTCCCGACCTCCGGGGCGCCGCGGTGACGCCGCTGACTCCCACGCCGGCCGTGGCGGGACCCGAGCAGGTCACCCAGGCGCTCCTCACCGTCCCCGAACAGCGGCAGGTGGTCGTCATCGACGCGGGACACGGCGGCCACGACCCCGGCACCGTCGGCCACGCCACCGAGAAGCAGGTCGTGCTGGCGGTGGCCCTGCAGCTGAAGCGCCTGCTCGAGGCAGAGGGCGTGCAGGTGGTCATGACCCGCGACACGGACACGTTCATCACCCTGCAGCAACGCTCCCTGTTCGCGACGCCCGAGCGCAACGTGTTCGTCTCCATCCACGCCAACTCGGGGCCGAGCACGAACGCGTCCGGCATCGAGACGTGGGTGTTCGGCGAGCCGCTCGACCCGTCGTACATCGAGCGCGCCATCAAGGAGAACGGCGACGGGGCGGAGGGCCAGGCCCTGACCGACGAGGCGCGGCGCAGCGCCCGCGACCTGGCGGGCGACATCTTGCGCGAGGCGCAACTCAACTACTCCCTCAGCCTCGCCGAGACCGTACAGCGCAACCTCGTCAGCGCCACCGGCGCCCGCGATCGCGGCGTCAAGCGCAACCTCTTCTACGTCATCCGCACGGCGCGCATCCCCGCCATCCTCGTCGAGCTAGGCTTCACCACCAACCCCGACGAGGGCCCGCTGCTGGCCTCCAGCGCCTACCAGGCGAAGCTGGCGCAGGGCCTGGCGGACGGCCTGCTCGAGTTCCTTCGCGGCGGGGGCACCGTCGCCAACCGCTGACGACGGCCCATCCCGCGGCGCCGAGCGTCCGGGCCGGCCGGTGATAGCATGACGCCATGGCACGCCGCCCCGACAGGCCGCTCCCTAGCGCCAGGCGCGGCGCCGACGGCCCCCCCGTCGCCACGGTGACCGGCGCCGGCGGCGTGGTGTTCGACCCCGGCAACCGCGTCCTGCTCCTTCAGCACGCCAGCGGCCACTGGGTGTTCCCCAAGGGCCACGTCGAGCAGGGCGAGACGCAGCTCCAGGCCGCGCTCCGCGAGGTGGCGGAGGAGGCCGGCGTGACCGCCACCTGCGCCAAGCCGCAGCGCAC
Proteins encoded in this region:
- a CDS encoding N-acetylmuramoyl-L-alanine amidase, coding for MKRLLLTLLLLFATVTGAAQERHNYLAVNGTIVDPAGPYYFIAQGDSSNAFAKAQALADAMGLTVQYVQDDKVLVFSDGSRTARFQATSDIAAGLVKAAGTVTLEPALGGQTTLASPRAILVDGVAYVAVTPLVTAFGGVSAWNAERHVITVDTADRLGYSVGRPRTGLTDGVSRVAIDIPKSAAYEVAAGGDTLLVALPGARAETLALTLDDPNLAAVELRSSGGQVTLVVRLKYAVDPKGSGYKVASVDKESATTLYVDFAPDLRGAAVTPLTPTPAVAGPEQVTQALLTVPEQRQVVVIDAGHGGHDPGTVGHATEKQVVLAVALQLKRLLEAEGVQVVMTRDTDTFITLQQRSLFATPERNVFVSIHANSGPSTNASGIETWVFGEPLDPSYIERAIKENGDGAEGQALTDEARRSARDLAGDILREAQLNYSLSLAETVQRNLVSATGARDRGVKRNLFYVIRTARIPAILVELGFTTNPDEGPLLASSAYQAKLAQGLADGLLEFLRGGGTVANR
- a CDS encoding NUDIX domain-containing protein; this translates as MARRPDRPLPSARRGADGPPVATVTGAGGVVFDPGNRVLLLQHASGHWVFPKGHVEQGETQLQAALREVAEEAGVTATCAKPQRTWTTYYRNPHGVQRLITWYRCETDHPVVNVTEDAFRGGEFCPPAEALERLTHRTDRDLLRRILNESERGP